The sequence attagaataaacccaaattaacAAGTCATAAGTCGATAttctttaacataaaataaaaaaaaacaaaatataaagtcagtggtcagtgagagtgtctacctgtgattaactctatataacattagaatactaaacccaaataaaccataaccaagaaagcccagcagcgcctctacttcctgcggagactgaggaaagcacatctcccaccccccatcctcaccatgttctacagaggcactgtagaaagcatcctgagcacctgcattaccgtctggtttgggaattgcaacacctcagaccgcaagaccctacagtggatagtgcggacagctgagaaaatcatcggagtctctcttccctccatcgccgagatctacaccacacgctgcatccgcaaagccaccagcattgtggacgaccccacccatccctcacacggactcttcgctctgatgccgtccggcagaagatacaggagcatccgagcctccactactagactctttaacagcttcatccaccaggcagtcagacttctcaacgcacagagacagaactgaacccccaccccacccaccactcacccaacacactcgcacaaaactaaactgtacaccccccccccctttacacaaaactaaactgtacacccgccccccctttacactcacaaagaactgaacttcacacacacacacacccagtcagcacacagaggctgacatgactttatttgctgcactcttaaaaactataaactctacctcagtaactgctgtgattatatattttctatatgttacagtatgtcacacatctctgcaccttatcccaactatacactttattataccgtatcggtactgcactgtcctgtctttaaattgtctcgtcttttgtatttattgttatttagtgttataattttatgttgcactgtcgtcactcctgcactttatgttgtctattgcttgtggttctatgttgcaccatggttccggaggaacgtaatttcatcacactgtgtacctgtactcagatgtaatgacaataaaagcctcttgacttgactctcttgaataataaagtcagtgatcagtgagagtagctacctgtaattaactctatataacattagaatttattagcccaaataaacaataataaagtcagtgatcagtgagagtagctacctgtaattaactctatataacattagaatatattagcccaaataaacaataataaagtcagtggtcagtgagagtgtctacctgtaattaaccctatataacattagaatactaaacccaaataaacattattaataaagtcagtgtttagtgagtgtctacttgtaattaactctatataacattaaaaaactaaacccaaataaacattagtaataaagtcagtgttcagtgagagtatctacatgtaattaactctatataacattagaatttataaacccaattaaacaaagaataaagtcagtgaccagtgagagtgtctacctgtaattaactctatataacattagaatattaaacccaaataaacattaataataatgtcAGTGTTTAGTGagagtctacctgtaattaactctatataacattaaaatactaaacccaaataaacatgtataaagtcagtgatcagtgagagtatctacctgtaattaactctatataacattaaaatactaaacccaaataaacattaataaagtcaggggtcagtgagagtgtctacccgTAATTcactttatataacattacaataaacccAAATTAACAAAGTCATAAGTCGATActctttaacataaaataaaaaaaaacaaataaacattaatagtCAGTAATTAGTGAGCGTATCTACCTgtgattaactctatataacattagaatactaaacccaaataaacataaaaatcaaaggtcattgagagtgtctacctgtaattaactctatatatcattataatattaaacacaaataaacaataataaagtcagtgatcagtgagtgtctacctctaaataactctatataacattagaatactaaacccaaataaacattaataaagtcagtgatcagtgagagtgccGTAGTACAGTCATTTATGtcgtatttttacagtttataatAAAAACAGACAAGACAAATTAATGATGTACATCTTTATTTCAACTCGATCACTTATCAGTCATCGGCAAAAGTGTCTTCAAATGGGTTACAGAACTGAATTACTTTTTACTGCTCGACAAATGCAGAACACCGCTCTGGAAGGATGATCTGGAATGTTCCACCTCTAGAACAGGAAGTACGTACCACTACGgagatgctgctgatgctgctgctggatGGGATCTGTGCTCATGTAAACCTGGGTGACAGACAGGCTGTATGGGGTAACAGCGTCCAATCACAGCCCTCGACTCCACTGCAAAACTGCCAACTTCATATTATCCATCTTTATACTGATTATTTTTGATTTTGTGTCTTTTAAGTGATAATTGGCTCATTTTTCCCCAGAATTAAATCAAGTCACTGTAAACGACACTGACAGCAGGGCGTCTGCGTAAAACTTCACGtaaaactttttgtttttgtctttgtatttGCGCGTCTGCAGAATTAGATTTTGGAGCTGAATTGGAGTATTTTGGTTAAAACTGAGCGAATTTAATCACTCTTCTTTACTGATGTGCTGAGAAAACTGCAGAACTGCTTTGTGCTGTAGAGATTATTGTTCTGTGCGCTCACCACATGATTCATAATATGGCTATACATCAGTAACAATTcaattaatattaacaataataataataattattatagtaatagtaataataataatattatcataAAAAGGAACATCCAAATGCTGGTAACATGGATACATATGGGTCAtcctttgtgtatgtgtgtgtgtttgtgtgtaatagagacagtgagagagtgtgtgtgtgtgtgtgtgtgcttggcacagtaataatatatatcAAATTAGCAAATAATCAATTAGCAGGAAGAAAATTTGCGTTTTTCAGTAatttatcactgtttttttatcattattattttggtCGACCCTCTGGATGAATTTCCTACTGGACGCAGCAGTTCTGACCGTTGGCATCCTTGAAGCGCAGCCGCATCTTGGGTTTGTATTTCTCCAGGTACATCAGTTGTTTGGAGTTGAAGGCTCCACGTCTCTTTCTacaataaaaaagggaaaaagacaGGAAGCGGATCAGGTTTAGAGCTTTAAAGCTTTACACAAGAACAGTGCTGTGTTACGCAAATTAATCATGCTACCACGTTTAGAAATTCAGGTGAAGCACAGTATTATCAGGTTTATTTAGCTATGTAATCACTGTGTCGCTATATGCTGAAATACGGATTAAACCTTATAACTAACTAGGGGCAAATTAtactgacaaaaaaagaaaaacatctcgATAAAACCTGTAATTTTGAcgataacaataataaacaatattaataataataatttttagccACTGCCACTATGATAGGAAGATCACTGAACCGAATCCtggtcttgcagcttgccatcagctagaaactatatactgtatttaaggcGTTTTATTtacatgaaacaaacaaaaacaataaaatcaacaGTTTGCTCAATGCTGTCTACcagatttcatttttttaataatgggtatttaaatgtaaattagtaaaaataaaatgtgttagaattaagaaaattatattattttttaaattagtggTGGCaatcccttatatatatatatatatagactaatAATGAGGTTTAGCTCTGgcagttttactgttttttttgctgtattacaatatatattatatattagaataCACTTCATTTAATACACTTAATATGATTAAATATCAGTTTTAGAAAGGTaaaaattgtattatatattagtggtggcaattgcttaaaaaaatatgttatataataataataataataataataataataatatagtgaaGTGAGGTCTGGCAGACCTAAACCCtattttttaactgtattataatatctattaCAATGCAGATTTGAtgatttttaaatgagaatattgcaATGCTCTGAggtactgagtttaactgagagttttaatcAAGGAGATagacactagtgtagctccatattccacactcaacagccaCACTCAGAGATAGAACAAGCATTGAacttaatgtattaattttttttttgtatggatgCATTGATGTGGGAATTCTGTGTCAATGCCaacatacacatttataacttttaATCTTTAAATCgaataaaaatgattttgttttgtattttttgtagtaTTTGTAGTAGTGTGGCCAGCTTTGCTTGGGGCTTTTTTTTCTAGCATGTCTGCTTTCTTATTGCCCCACTGCCACAATGTCCAGGAACCCAGTAGTGTCTGCGGCTAGTAGTTTGTGGATAACTGGGCGGTCCGTGTTCAAAGATTCTAGAGCTTAGATGCAGGACTTTGAGTCCTTACAGATCACATATTGTTTGTAGGAGCTAGTAGATATATATCTTACGATTATTACTTCATTTTAAAAAGCACCAGAACTATTCTGAgatgaaataataatataaaaacatatctcACAGTTTAgtacagcattctttagcttacaTGGGACACGAtatgaaatataattaataagacagagttcagaggtgagtatatcgcactgtagtctgcatgtttaatgtgttaaaacaagctacgtgggacgaactgctaaataatatcaccctggcttaccggaaaactCGGGGTTACTTAGTGTAGTGCATTcgttaatagtgcgccttataatacagtgcgcctatagtgtaaaaaatacagtaataaagggACTTGTCTGATGCTCATATCCAGATCTCTTACCTGTGAATTGTGTTACACAGTGTACCTGTCCAGTGTACTATGCTACACAAACACTACATTATATTATCACGTGAGCACCAATCATGTGAACCACACTGCTGACTCTCAGAAGAAGCTGTTGTGAATCTGGGTTTCCTCCGCTGTTTTAAAGCACAAGTTTTTTGATGGTGTAGCTTCTGCAGCTTCTTAACTTCTTTAAAAGATCTGAAAGTTTAAGGGTTGGAACAGCCCGTCTTCCTTTAATTGGCTTTTTGGAGGCATTATAAGAAGAGTGCTGATGTGCAGCACTGCACAAATCCTACCCCAGAGAGCGCAGAACGGTCTGTTCCAGCATGGATTTTATACCCACAGGGGGTTCTGTAAAAGTGATGAGCAAAAGTAGAGATGCCTGAatcgtctgcatcaactttttaAGTTAAACTAACTTCAGATGCTGAAGAACAGCTGGCTCATTTCCTGATTATTCTACCATATCAACTTTAATCCTGGACCTTACACTACTAAACATCAATAAAATCTATtcaataaagtgtatttttactGCAGTTTAACACACTTACTGTCGAATGAACTGAACAGCATCTTCATACATCATCCCACACTCGATTAAGGCTATGGCCACCAAGACAGGAGctctgaagaaaaataaatataaaacattcacaGATACGAAATTAACACTGTACCATATATAGACAAACGTAATGGGGCATCTTCAGATTCATTCAATCATTAATTGACTAAACAggcaaaaaacaaatacaaatatcaaTATTAGTATTTTCGTAAACATATAGTAAATTatactatatagacaaaagtacagAGAGCGCCTGCTGATTTAATGATTCATTGAACACAgcggaaaaaataaaagatcgaACCTTTAACAGGCTTAAAATAGGCATAAATGTAATGCATCAAAATATACTGAACGCCCAAAGCATATcgatatttgtatttttgtaaacaTAAATGACACTATTATGGACAAAAGTACAAACGGCTTAAAACGGTCAATATCTAATGAAATATATCATACACTAAATGCTCAAAGCATATAGAGATTTGTGTTTTTGAAAACATAAATTATACTATAATGGACCAAAGTATCGGGGCACCTTCTGATTCATTCATTCCTTTATTCTTCTAAATCACAGCAGTAAAACAAAGGATCGAAATTTCATCAGGCTTAAAATCGTCAATATCTGATGCAATATATCATATACCAAATGCCCAAAGCATTTTGagatttgtatttttgtaaacataaattaaaaattatactATGTCTACAAAAGTATCGGGGCaccttattatacatttattcaaTCGAATTCAATCAATTCAATAGAACACAGCGGGGGAAAAAAAGGATCAAAACGTCATTAGGCTGAAAATAGTCATTATCCGatgcattaaaatgcatttttgtaaaCATAAATTATACTATATAGACAAAACTATTGGGCACCTTctgattcattaattcattaattcttctagaacacagtggtaaaaaaaaggattgaaaTTTCATCATGCTTAAAATGGTCAATATTTAATGCAATACATCATTTATTAAATGCCCAAAGCAtatcaatatttgtatttttgtaaacaTACAGTAAATTATACTATGCAGACAAAAGTATCAGGGCAACTTCTGATGCATTCTTTCATTAATTCTGCTAGAACACAGAGCTAAAAACAAAGGATCGAAACTTCATCAGGCTTAAAATGGTCAATATTTGTAGCAAGATATCATAAAACCAAATGCTCAAAGcatattaatatttgtatttttgtaaacaTAAATTATACTATAATGGACAAAAGTATCAGGGCACCTTCTGATTCATTCAATCATTCATGCTGCAAGaacacagcagtaaaaacaaaggatcgaaATTTCAACAGGCTTAAAATAGTCTGAAtctgatttattaaaatatactgaatgcacaaagcatttaaatatttgtatttttgtgaaCATGAATTATACTATAACAGACAAAAGTATCAGGGCACCTGCTGATTCATTCAATTagtagtaaaaacaaagaatcaaaACTTCATCAGGCTGTAAATAGTCAATATCTGATGAATTATATCATATACCAAATGTCCAAAGAATATcgatatttgtatttttgtaaatatacagtaaattatactatatggacaaaagtatcagGGCACCTGATGATACATTCATTCTGCTACAACACAGCGGTAAAAAACAAAGGATCGAAACTTCAACAGGCAAAAAACAGGCAAAAGCATTTCAGTTAATAGTATTAAAagaggtttttgttggagtaactgtctctattgtgcAGGGAAGACTCTCATATTTGGTGAAAGATAATATGATAAAGATAATATCTAGCGGTGCTTACCGGCCCAGTCCTGCAACACAGTGCACAGCAATGCAGGAGCCCGGCTCATCCTTAAATTTACATTTCAGCAGATTCAACCAGTCGTCCACAACTTGTTCAGGGGGAGAACAACCATCGTCAAACGGCCAATCCTAAagcacacaaataaatacataaaacaacaAATTTATTATTCAAGAACTACTGGAACACGCTACCAATATCTATTCATCAGTGTTACGGagggagatgtttatatttttctttgttgcttTCCCTTTTCTAAGCTACCTCACTCTtgcgctctccttcactctttctatcagtcctgcaggttaccggtgagagggaggagctgattaattgatcctggtcctgcgtcacaataaagcgctggccgatgtggagtgcagcgcgacacccgacccattcaaccaccatgctgcccagaccaaaccacctgtcTTTCTATCTTATTGTTT is a genomic window of Astyanax mexicanus isolate ESR-SI-001 chromosome 14, AstMex3_surface, whole genome shotgun sequence containing:
- the ptp4a2a gene encoding protein tyrosine phosphatase type IVA 2a, which produces MNRPAPVEISYECMRFLITHNPTNSQLSKFTEELKAFGVQTLVRVCEATYDKAPVEKEGIEVLDWPFDDGCSPPEQVVDDWLNLLKCKFKDEPGSCIAVHCVAGLGRAPVLVAIALIECGMMYEDAVQFIRQKRRGAFNSKQLMYLEKYKPKMRLRFKDANGQNCCVQ